One part of the Streptomyces sp. NBC_00286 genome encodes these proteins:
- a CDS encoding mycothiol-dependent nitroreductase Rv2466c family protein, translating into MSEAATSSAKTPVDFWFDPLCPWAWMTSRWVLEVEKVRDIEVRWHIMSLAVLNEDKIDELPEEYREMLATKAWKPVRVVTAAWQKHGADILGPLYTALGTRIHNNDEGPTVEAIAGALADVGLPADLIDYADQEDFEFDAELRASHKEGIDKVGQEVGTPVIAVPGADGEQIAFFGPVVTPAPKGEEAARLWDGTLAVASVPGFYEIKRTRTKGPDFSNL; encoded by the coding sequence ATGTCCGAGGCCGCAACGAGCTCCGCCAAGACCCCCGTCGACTTCTGGTTCGACCCACTGTGTCCCTGGGCGTGGATGACCTCGCGCTGGGTCCTTGAGGTGGAGAAAGTCCGCGACATCGAGGTCCGCTGGCACATCATGAGCCTCGCGGTGCTGAACGAGGACAAGATCGACGAGCTGCCCGAGGAGTACCGGGAGATGCTCGCGACCAAGGCGTGGAAGCCGGTACGCGTGGTGACCGCGGCCTGGCAGAAGCACGGCGCCGACATCCTCGGCCCCCTCTACACCGCCCTCGGCACCCGCATCCACAACAACGACGAGGGCCCGACCGTCGAGGCGATCGCCGGCGCCCTCGCCGACGTCGGCCTGCCCGCCGACCTCATCGACTACGCCGACCAGGAGGACTTCGAGTTCGACGCCGAGCTGCGCGCCTCCCACAAGGAGGGCATCGACAAGGTCGGCCAGGAGGTCGGCACCCCGGTCATCGCCGTCCCCGGCGCCGACGGCGAGCAGATCGCCTTCTTCGGCCCGGTCGTCACCCCCGCCCCCAAGGGCGAGGAGGCCGCCCGCCTCTGGGACGGCACCCTCGCCGTCGCCTCGGTCCCCGGCTTCTACGAGATCAAGCGCACGCGGACGAAGGGGCCGGACTTCAGCAACCTCTGA
- a CDS encoding response regulator transcription factor, whose product MTGGGKLRIIVVDDHTVMRAGVVALLAAEPSIEILGEAGDGRAALELVAAYEPDVALVDLRMPVLDGVATTTEIVAAHPRTRVLILTTYDTDAEIERGVEAGAIGYLLKDATREQLVDAIHAASRGETVLAPRVAEKLVARMRRPAHAPLTARERDVLNAVADGLTNAEIGSRLVIAEATVKTHLLRLFAKLDVNDRTRAVVVAMERGLLRRPS is encoded by the coding sequence ATGACCGGCGGTGGAAAGCTGCGGATCATCGTCGTGGACGATCACACGGTGATGCGGGCCGGTGTGGTGGCCCTGCTGGCCGCCGAGCCCAGTATCGAGATCCTCGGCGAGGCGGGCGACGGGCGGGCGGCGCTGGAACTCGTCGCCGCGTACGAGCCCGATGTGGCCCTGGTGGATCTGCGGATGCCCGTACTGGACGGGGTGGCGACGACCACGGAGATCGTGGCCGCGCACCCGCGCACCCGGGTGCTGATCCTCACCACCTATGACACCGACGCGGAGATCGAGCGCGGTGTCGAGGCGGGCGCCATCGGCTACCTCCTGAAGGACGCCACCCGCGAGCAACTCGTCGACGCGATCCACGCGGCGTCGCGCGGCGAAACGGTCCTCGCCCCTCGGGTCGCGGAAAAACTGGTCGCCCGTATGCGCCGCCCCGCCCACGCTCCGCTCACCGCCCGCGAGCGAGACGTCCTCAACGCCGTGGCCGACGGCCTCACCAACGCCGAGATCGGCTCACGTCTGGTCATCGCCGAGGCCACGGTCAAGACCCACCTCCTGCGGCTGTTCGCGAAGCTGGACGTGAACGATCGGACTCGGGCGGTGGTGGTGGCGATGGAGCGGGGGTTGCTGCGGAGGCCGTCGTAA
- the pepN gene encoding aminopeptidase N, which yields MPGENLSRDEARERAALLSVDGYEVSLDLRSAVGGTDAGPRTFRSVTTIRFRCAEPGATSFADLIAPSVTAVSLNGKDLDPGAVFDGSRILLEDLGDDNELVVDAQCAYSRTGEGLHRFVDPEDGEVYLYTQYEPADSRRVFANFEQPDLKAPFRFEVRAPEGWVAWSNGVGELHDGVWRFAETRPISTYITAIVAGPYHYVTDHYSRTFDDGTTLEIPLGALCRKGLARHFDADDVFLVTKQGLDFFHDHFDYPYPFGKYDQAFVPEYNLGAMENPGCVTFREEFIFRGKVTQASYERRANVILHEMAHMWFGDLVTMEWWDDLWLKESFADFMGSFSMVEATRFTNGWITFANNRKSWAYRADQLPSTHPITADIRDLEDAKLNFDGITYAKGASVLKQLVAYVGRDAFLEGARRYFKRNAYGNTRLGDLLSVLEETSGRDMAAWSRAWLQTAGVNSLMPQVLLSTEGRIDELSILQEATVTAPADHPELRPHRVAVGLYRRSGEGALERYARAEVDVDGPRTVVAELAGAEAPELVLVNDDDLTYCKIRFDEGSLATLRERLGEMSDPLARALCWSALWNLTRDALMPARDFIDLVLRFAGRESDIGVLQMLHAWANSALTHYAAPEWRYVGGQLLAEGALRELRAAEPGSQHQLTWARFFAAVASSEAELGLLRGLLEGTDKIEGLGVDQELRWAFLDPLASHGVADEGVLAAELARDDTASGKRHQVRCLAARPSAAVKAQAWAAVVESDKLSNALVEATIAGFAQPSQRGLGAPYVAKYFDAIERVWEERSIQIAMDVVKGLFPSLQDSEATLAATDAWLSEHGAAAPALRRLVLEARDDLARALRAQACDLAAAG from the coding sequence GTGCCCGGTGAGAATCTGTCCCGCGACGAGGCCCGCGAGCGGGCCGCCCTGCTGTCCGTCGACGGGTACGAGGTGTCGCTCGACCTGCGCTCCGCCGTGGGCGGCACGGACGCTGGGCCGCGGACGTTCCGTTCGGTGACGACCATCCGCTTCCGCTGCGCCGAGCCGGGCGCCACGAGCTTCGCGGACCTGATCGCGCCGAGCGTCACCGCCGTCTCCCTCAACGGCAAGGATCTCGATCCGGGCGCGGTCTTCGACGGTTCCCGCATCCTCCTGGAGGACCTCGGCGACGACAACGAACTCGTGGTCGACGCCCAGTGCGCCTACAGCCGCACGGGCGAGGGCCTGCACCGTTTCGTCGACCCCGAGGACGGCGAGGTCTACCTCTACACGCAGTACGAACCGGCCGACTCCCGCCGCGTCTTCGCCAACTTCGAGCAGCCGGACCTCAAGGCCCCCTTCCGGTTCGAAGTCCGGGCCCCCGAGGGCTGGGTCGCGTGGAGCAACGGCGTGGGTGAACTGCACGACGGGGTATGGCGGTTCGCAGAGACGCGGCCCATCTCGACGTACATCACGGCGATCGTCGCCGGCCCGTACCACTATGTGACGGACCACTACTCCCGCACCTTCGACGACGGTACGACGCTGGAGATCCCCCTCGGCGCCCTGTGCCGCAAGGGCCTCGCCAGGCACTTCGACGCCGACGACGTGTTCCTGGTGACCAAGCAGGGGCTCGACTTCTTCCACGACCACTTCGACTACCCGTACCCGTTCGGGAAGTACGACCAGGCGTTCGTGCCGGAGTACAACCTGGGCGCGATGGAGAACCCGGGCTGTGTGACGTTCCGCGAGGAGTTCATCTTCCGCGGCAAGGTGACACAGGCGTCGTACGAGCGGCGGGCGAACGTCATCCTGCACGAGATGGCGCATATGTGGTTCGGCGACCTGGTCACCATGGAGTGGTGGGACGACCTGTGGCTCAAGGAGTCCTTCGCGGACTTCATGGGCTCCTTCTCCATGGTCGAGGCGACCCGGTTCACCAACGGCTGGATCACCTTCGCCAACAACCGCAAGTCCTGGGCGTACCGCGCAGATCAGCTGCCCTCCACGCACCCGATCACGGCCGACATCCGTGACCTGGAGGACGCCAAGCTGAACTTCGACGGGATCACGTACGCCAAGGGGGCGTCGGTTCTCAAGCAGTTGGTGGCGTACGTCGGGCGGGACGCCTTCCTGGAGGGCGCGCGGCGCTACTTCAAGCGGAACGCGTACGGGAACACGCGGCTCGGGGACCTGTTGTCTGTCCTGGAGGAGACGAGCGGGCGTGACATGGCCGCCTGGTCGCGGGCCTGGCTGCAGACGGCCGGTGTCAACTCCCTTATGCCGCAGGTGTTGTTGAGCACCGAGGGGCGGATCGATGAGCTCTCGATCCTCCAGGAGGCCACTGTGACTGCCCCGGCGGACCATCCTGAACTGCGGCCGCACCGGGTGGCGGTGGGCCTGTACCGGCGGTCTGGCGAGGGTGCGCTGGAGCGGTACGCGCGCGCGGAGGTGGACGTCGACGGGCCGCGTACGGTCGTGGCGGAGCTGGCCGGGGCCGAGGCTCCCGAGCTGGTGCTGGTGAACGACGACGACCTGACGTACTGCAAGATCCGTTTCGACGAGGGCTCGCTGGCGACGCTGCGGGAGCGGCTCGGTGAGATGAGCGATCCGCTGGCGCGTGCGCTGTGCTGGTCGGCGTTGTGGAACCTGACGCGGGACGCCCTGATGCCGGCCCGGGACTTCATCGACCTCGTCCTGCGTTTCGCGGGCCGCGAGTCCGACATCGGTGTGCTCCAGATGCTGCACGCGTGGGCGAACTCCGCGCTCACGCATTACGCGGCTCCTGAATGGCGGTACGTCGGCGGGCAGTTGCTCGCGGAGGGTGCGCTGCGGGAGCTGCGGGCGGCCGAACCGGGCAGCCAGCATCAGCTGACGTGGGCCCGGTTCTTCGCGGCGGTCGCATCGAGTGAGGCCGAACTGGGGCTGTTGCGGGGCCTGTTGGAGGGTACCGACAAGATCGAAGGGCTGGGGGTGGACCAGGAGCTGCGCTGGGCGTTCCTGGATCCGCTGGCCTCGCACGGGGTCGCTGACGAGGGTGTGCTTGCCGCGGAGCTCGCCCGTGACGACACGGCTTCGGGGAAGCGGCATCAGGTTCGGTGCCTTGCGGCGCGGCCGTCCGCCGCGGTGAAGGCCCAGGCGTGGGCGGCCGTTGTCGAGTCGGACAAGCTGTCCAATGCGCTGGTGGAGGCGACGATCGCGGGGTTTGCGCAGCCGTCGCAGCGGGGGCTTGGGGCGCCTTATGTCGCCAAGTACTTCGATGCGATCGAGCGCGTCTGGGAAGAGCGGTCCATCCAGATCGCGATGGATGTGGTCAAGGGCCTGTTTCCGTCCTTGCAGGACTCGGAGGCGACGCTGGCTGCGACGGATGCGTGGCTCTCCGAGCATGGGGCGGCGGCTCCGGCGCTGCGGCGGCTTGTGCTTGAGGCTCGGGATGACTTGGCGCGGGCGTTGCGTGCGCAGGCTTGTGACTTGGCCGCCGCCGGGTAG
- a CDS encoding ATP-binding protein produces the protein MTTPASPAGSPAEQVTDPFWAATLRRWNAVSWLLFVALAIGLAALDRPGGSKYWALGLLGFLMLCYAVVDRFPGNPVLRPHTYLLVLVATLGVFAYLRGSFGSLFMVTLPHFWMFGRTPRASVGFLGLATGATLAGSWFRLGPSMKFFGETLVPVVIVVAVGMLVGLWVHSVVAQSHERARLITELEQAQSELSEAHQRQGAADERERMARDIHDTLAQGFASIIALAEAARAGLDSDPARSAQQLRSIESTARENLAEARELVGSAQRGGQVAAGSVAHTLRRTLDRFAEDTGLAVDAELADIECDQPTRIALLRCTQESLANVRKHARASTVGVVLARQPYGVELEITDDGAGFVVGDSSGFGLDGMRKRLAELGGELRVTSSVGDGTRVLAMIPMDGDDGESESRTAEFGEELT, from the coding sequence ATGACCACCCCAGCTTCTCCCGCCGGGAGTCCCGCCGAGCAGGTCACCGACCCGTTCTGGGCCGCCACGCTGCGCCGCTGGAACGCGGTGTCCTGGCTGCTGTTCGTGGCCTTGGCAATCGGGCTCGCCGCCCTCGACCGGCCCGGCGGGAGCAAGTACTGGGCGCTCGGGCTGCTCGGGTTCCTGATGCTCTGCTACGCGGTGGTCGACCGGTTCCCGGGCAATCCCGTACTGCGCCCGCACACGTATCTCCTCGTGCTGGTCGCCACGCTGGGTGTGTTCGCGTATCTGCGCGGCTCCTTCGGGTCGCTGTTCATGGTGACGCTGCCGCACTTCTGGATGTTCGGGCGTACGCCGCGGGCCTCGGTCGGGTTTCTGGGGCTGGCCACCGGGGCGACGCTGGCGGGCAGTTGGTTCCGGCTCGGCCCGTCGATGAAGTTCTTCGGCGAGACGCTGGTCCCCGTCGTGATCGTGGTGGCCGTCGGGATGCTGGTCGGGCTGTGGGTGCACTCGGTGGTCGCCCAGAGTCATGAACGGGCCCGGCTGATCACAGAGTTGGAACAGGCACAGTCCGAGCTGTCCGAGGCGCATCAGCGTCAGGGGGCAGCCGATGAGAGGGAACGGATGGCACGCGACATCCATGACACGCTCGCCCAGGGCTTCGCCTCGATCATCGCGCTCGCGGAGGCGGCGCGGGCGGGCCTCGACAGCGATCCGGCGCGCAGCGCACAGCAGTTGCGGTCGATCGAGTCCACCGCGCGCGAAAACCTCGCCGAGGCGCGGGAGCTGGTCGGCTCCGCGCAGCGGGGCGGGCAGGTGGCGGCGGGTTCGGTGGCCCACACGCTGCGCCGGACGCTGGACCGGTTCGCGGAGGACACCGGGCTCGCGGTGGACGCGGAGCTGGCGGACATCGAGTGCGACCAGCCGACGCGGATCGCGCTGCTGCGCTGTACGCAGGAGTCGCTGGCCAATGTGCGCAAGCACGCGCGGGCATCGACGGTCGGAGTCGTACTGGCTCGGCAGCCGTACGGGGTGGAGCTGGAGATCACGGACGACGGGGCGGGTTTCGTCGTGGGCGACTCGTCGGGGTTCGGGCTCGACGGGATGCGCAAACGGCTGGCGGAGTTGGGCGGGGAGCTCCGGGTGACGAGTTCGGTGGGGGACGGTACGCGCGTACTGGCGATGATTCCGATGGACGGGGACGACGGTGAGTCTGAGTCCCGTACGGCCGAGTTCGGTGAGGAGTTGACATGA
- a CDS encoding MMPL family transporter yields MNSFTVRMARWSALHPWRAIIGWLVFVVLCVGIGSAVGLNSAKTADYRVGEAGRAEAMAAEGQLERRSTEQVMISARSGAGLDGGAAEASAKAAAADLTARMERLPEVESVADPLLSKDGRILMVEVAVKGEERDAKDKVDALVAQTEAVQKANPALLLEETGSPSISKGVDKQRGEDLALSEAITLPVTLITLLIVFGSVTMAGVPLLLALSSIAAAVGLSMVVSHLSPDTGVGTNIILMIGLAVGVDYTLFYLKREREERARSGGRLSSEALVELAAATSGRAVVVSGMAVVVSTATLFLAADVIFTSLATGTIVVVLVAVLSSLTVLPALLVKLGKRAERKARRRAEHGKPARRIRGEGGGRVWAALLRPATRHPVATLCVSVLAMLALAAPLGGLKITEMSRDTHSREIPAMQVYDRLNEAFPEQRVTHDIVVRADAARSGEVTASLEELAQLADEDPLFTGESRVRTSDETSDGRRISVLELDVPHLGNSDEAYDSLDHLRDEYVPATVGRIAGAESGVSGDVARYADYPAHQNSKLPLVLGALLLVTFAMTLYAFRSVVLGLLGVVLNLLSAAAALGLLVLVFQGSWAEGLLNFDSTGSIGSRVPLFLFVILFGLSMDYQVFVVSRIREAVLAGVPTRQAVFDGIRSSAGVVTSAAVVMMTVFVSFVFLHIIELKQIGFVLAAAVLLDAFIIRILILPAVMLLLGEASWWPSRGVRRQAVSERQEAAKSAVADVR; encoded by the coding sequence ATGAACTCATTTACTGTGCGCATGGCTCGCTGGAGTGCCTTGCACCCATGGCGGGCGATCATCGGTTGGCTGGTGTTCGTGGTGTTGTGCGTGGGCATCGGCAGTGCTGTCGGGCTCAACAGCGCGAAAACCGCCGATTATCGGGTGGGTGAGGCCGGCCGGGCCGAAGCGATGGCGGCCGAGGGGCAGTTGGAGCGCAGGTCCACCGAGCAGGTGATGATCTCCGCCCGGTCCGGCGCCGGTCTCGACGGGGGCGCCGCCGAAGCCTCCGCGAAGGCCGCCGCGGCGGATCTCACCGCCCGGATGGAGCGGCTGCCCGAGGTCGAGAGCGTCGCCGATCCGCTGCTGTCGAAGGACGGCCGGATCCTCATGGTCGAAGTGGCCGTGAAGGGCGAGGAGCGCGACGCGAAGGACAAGGTCGACGCGCTGGTCGCGCAGACCGAGGCCGTACAGAAGGCGAACCCCGCGCTGCTCCTGGAGGAGACCGGAAGTCCCTCCATCAGCAAGGGAGTCGACAAGCAGCGCGGCGAGGATCTGGCGCTCTCCGAGGCGATCACCCTGCCGGTCACCTTGATCACGCTGTTGATCGTGTTCGGTTCGGTGACCATGGCCGGGGTGCCGCTGCTGCTCGCGCTGTCGTCGATCGCGGCGGCCGTCGGGCTTTCGATGGTGGTCTCGCACCTCTCCCCCGACACCGGGGTCGGGACCAACATCATCCTGATGATCGGGCTCGCGGTCGGCGTCGACTACACGCTCTTCTATCTCAAGCGGGAGCGGGAGGAACGGGCCCGGTCCGGCGGGCGGTTGAGTTCCGAGGCGCTGGTGGAGCTGGCCGCGGCGACCTCGGGGCGGGCGGTCGTGGTGTCCGGGATGGCGGTCGTGGTGTCCACGGCGACGCTGTTCCTGGCCGCCGACGTGATCTTCACCTCGCTGGCCACCGGCACCATCGTGGTCGTCCTGGTGGCGGTGCTCAGCTCCCTGACCGTACTGCCCGCGCTGCTGGTCAAGCTCGGTAAGCGGGCCGAACGCAAGGCGCGGCGCCGTGCCGAGCACGGCAAGCCCGCGCGGCGGATACGCGGCGAGGGCGGCGGCCGGGTGTGGGCCGCGCTGCTGCGGCCCGCGACCCGGCATCCGGTGGCCACCCTGTGCGTCTCGGTGCTCGCCATGCTCGCGCTCGCCGCACCACTGGGCGGGCTGAAGATCACCGAGATGAGCCGGGACACCCACTCGCGTGAGATCCCCGCCATGCAGGTGTACGACCGCCTCAACGAGGCCTTCCCCGAGCAGCGGGTGACCCACGACATCGTCGTACGCGCCGATGCCGCACGCTCCGGCGAGGTCACCGCGTCCCTGGAGGAACTGGCTCAACTCGCCGACGAAGACCCGCTGTTCACCGGCGAGTCCCGGGTACGTACCTCCGACGAGACATCCGACGGCCGGCGGATCAGCGTGCTGGAGCTGGACGTGCCGCATCTCGGCAACTCGGACGAGGCGTACGACTCCCTGGACCACCTGCGGGACGAGTACGTGCCCGCGACGGTCGGCCGGATCGCGGGCGCCGAGTCCGGCGTGAGCGGCGACGTCGCCCGTTACGCCGACTATCCCGCGCACCAGAACAGCAAACTGCCCCTGGTTCTCGGCGCGTTGCTCCTGGTGACCTTCGCGATGACCCTGTACGCGTTCCGTTCCGTGGTGCTCGGCCTGCTCGGTGTCGTACTGAACCTGCTGTCGGCCGCGGCGGCGCTCGGGCTGCTCGTCCTGGTCTTCCAGGGCAGTTGGGCCGAGGGGCTGCTGAACTTCGACTCCACCGGGTCGATCGGGTCGCGGGTGCCGCTGTTCCTGTTCGTGATCCTCTTCGGGCTGTCCATGGACTACCAGGTGTTCGTGGTGAGCCGGATCAGGGAGGCGGTGCTGGCCGGCGTGCCGACGCGGCAGGCGGTTTTTGACGGGATTCGCAGCTCGGCGGGTGTGGTGACCAGTGCGGCGGTGGTCATGATGACGGTCTTCGTGAGCTTCGTCTTCCTGCACATCATCGAGTTGAAGCAGATCGGCTTCGTCCTCGCGGCGGCCGTACTGCTGGACGCCTTCATCATCCGGATCCTGATCCTGCCGGCGGTGATGCTGCTGCTCGGCGAGGCGAGCTGGTGGCCTTCGCGCGGGGTGCGGCGGCAGGCAGTGTCCGAGCGGCAAGAGGCCGCCAAGTCGGCGGTGGCAGACGTACGTTGA
- a CDS encoding SDR family NAD(P)-dependent oxidoreductase, protein MLLREKAAVVYGAGGSIGGAAARAFAREGARVFLAGRTAASLESVAGDIRGAGGTADTAVVDALDEAAVDDFVDSVAARAGRIDVSFNAIGVGDVQQPLMEISVADFLQPITHAMHSQFLTTRAAARHMTARGSGVILAFGGGGTQTMPGLGGFKIALDALEGLRRQWAVELGPHGIRVVTLKSGGVPESIPDGFPGKEEITESLVMETQLGRAATLADVGDVAAFVASDRARTLTATDVNISCGAIVD, encoded by the coding sequence ATGTTGCTGAGGGAGAAGGCCGCCGTGGTGTACGGGGCCGGCGGTTCCATCGGTGGGGCGGCGGCCCGGGCCTTTGCCCGGGAGGGGGCGCGGGTTTTTCTCGCCGGGCGTACGGCGGCGTCGCTCGAGTCGGTCGCCGGGGATATTCGCGGTGCAGGCGGTACCGCGGATACGGCTGTGGTCGATGCCCTGGACGAGGCGGCGGTGGACGACTTCGTCGACAGCGTGGCCGCGCGGGCCGGGCGGATCGATGTCTCGTTCAACGCCATCGGCGTCGGCGATGTGCAGCAGCCGCTGATGGAGATCTCGGTGGCGGACTTTCTGCAGCCGATCACGCACGCGATGCACTCGCAGTTCCTGACGACCCGGGCGGCGGCCCGGCACATGACCGCCCGCGGCTCGGGGGTCATCCTCGCCTTCGGGGGCGGCGGTACGCAGACGATGCCCGGCCTCGGCGGCTTCAAGATCGCCCTGGACGCGCTCGAGGGGCTGCGGCGTCAGTGGGCCGTCGAGCTGGGTCCACACGGCATCCGTGTGGTCACCCTGAAGTCGGGCGGTGTGCCGGAGAGCATCCCCGATGGGTTCCCCGGCAAGGAGGAGATCACCGAGAGCCTCGTCATGGAGACCCAGCTCGGCCGTGCCGCGACCCTCGCGGATGTGGGCGACGTGGCTGCCTTCGTGGCCTCAGACCGGGCGCGCACGCTCACCGCGACGGACGTGAACATCTCCTGCGGGGCCATCGTCGACTGA